The Flavivirga eckloniae genomic interval CATGAATATTTTAGGCGATGGTAAAGATGTATGGCCATATACCGATTCAGAAACGTTTGATCGTTTCGATGTTAGTAAACTAGCACAATGGGAAATTGTATTTAAACATATGCAATCTAAAGGAATTATGTTGCATGTGGTATTACAAGAAACAGAGAACGAAACAATGTTGGATGGAGGAGATACAGGGCCTCTACGACAATTATACTACCGAGAATTAATAGCTAGATACGGGCATCACTTGGGGTTAATATGGAATTTGGGTGAAGAAAATGGATCAGCCCCTTGGAGCCTTATTGCGCAAAACGACAGACAAAGAAAAGATATGGCAAAGTTTCTTAAAGAAACAGATCCATATAAACATCCCGTATTGTTGCATACACATTCTGAGGATCCACACAGATCGGTAATTTTAGATTCTATTTTAGGTTTTAAATATTTAGATGGCTTATCGCTACAACAGTCTGAGCGAGAACATGCAGGAGAGATTGTAGAAACATGGAAAAGCAAAGCCAAAGCAGTCAATCAAGATTGGTTGATAACGATGGATGAGATAGGGCTGTGGCATACAGCAGCATTACCAGACGATAAAGATCCCAATCATAATACATTAAGGAGATATGCGCTTTGGGGCACATTACTGTCTGGTGGAGCGGGAGTAGAATGGTATTTTGGCGCAAAGCACCCTCATAATGATCTAACGTCAGAAGATTGGAGGCAAAGAGATAGGCTTTGGGAGCTAACAAATTATGCTACTGGTTTTTTCCAAGATCATTTACCTTATTGGGAAATGGAACCAGAACATAAACTTATTAATTCTAAAGATGCTTATTGTTTTCGTAAAAAAGGAGATATATATGCCATATATATAGCAGCCCCAGGTAGGCATACAATAAATTTGAAAGAAACAGAAGGAATGTTTACCTTACAATGGTTTGATCCGCTACAAGGAGGAGAATTACAAAATGGTACCGTAGAAAAAGTCATTGGAGGAGGTATAACAGCATTAGGAGGCCCTAAAAGTAAGAATAAGCAAGATTGGGTGTGTCTTATTAAAAAGATAAACGATAAAAAATAATTCAAAACAAAAACAATATCAATATGTCAAATAGTATTAACATTCAGGGAAACAGATGGATCGTTTCAATTTTTATCATATCGATCTGCTTTTCTTGCACCAATAAAACACAGCAAAAACAAGATGATAAAGATATAGTTGAATGGACATATTTGATTGACGAGGAACTTTCTGAATGGGACAAATATTTAAGTTTTAAGCATCAAGTAGGCTACGATGGTAGTCATCCCATTGATTCTCTTGGAAATAAAATAGCACCCATAGGACTAAATGTTCCAGGTTACGACGTTTTCACAACTATCATAGAAAATAATGAGCCTATTATAAAAGTAAGTGGTGAATATTATGGTTGTTTAGCCACTAAAAAAGAATATGAAAATTATCATTTTCAATTAAAATTTAGATGGGGAGATAAGAAATGGACTCCCAGAAAAAATCGTTTAAAAGACTCTGGTATTTTGTACCATTCAATTGGTGCTTTTGGAGCTGAATATTGGCGATCATGGATGCTATCACAAGAATTTCAAATTATGGAAGCACATACAGGAGATTTTTGGAATCAAGCGACTTCTGCAATCGATATTCGTGCTTATAGAGAACCAGGGTTAAATCCAATGGCACATGAAAGTCAAGATTATTCGAGTTTTGGTAAGGGAGGAGAAGCGGGAAGTTACTGTCTTAGAAGTAATAATTATGAAAAGAAACCAGGAGAATGGAATACTCTAGATCTAATTTGCTTTAAAGGGAATAGTTTACATATCGTAAATGGTGAGGTCGTTATGGTATTGAAAAACTCAAGATATGTGAATGAAAATGGAGAGGTCGTTCCGTTAAATAAAGGTAAGATTCAATTACAGAGTGAAGCTGCCGAATTGTTTTTTAAAGACATCAAGATCAGATCAATTGAAGAAATGAAAGATATTCCTATTTGGATCTTTGATGGAGCTGTAGATAAATGGAACCCTAGTTAAAGACTCAAGAAAGATGTGCAAACTAGTATCAAAATTTGGATTAAACACCACATGCTATTAAAAAAACAATAATGCCACAAATTATAATCATAATGGGAGTAAGTGGTTGTGGTAAAACAACCGTAGGGAAAAAGTTATCTGAAGAATTATCAATTCCCTTTTTCGATGGCGATGATTTTCATCCAAAAGAGAATATAGATAAGATGAATAATAATATAGGGCTTACGGATGCAGATAGATTGCCCTGGTTAGAGATACTATCAAGTAAAATTGAAGATTGGAGTACTTCTACAGGAGCTATTTTAGCTTGTTCAGCATTAAAAGAATCGTATAGAGACATACTAAAGAACAAGAACGAAAATATAATTTGGGTTTTGCTAAATGGAGAATTTGATCTGGTATTAAACCGAATTGAGAACAGAAAAAATCATTTTATGAAACCTGATTTATTACAATCACAGTTTGATACATTAGAAATTCCTTCTTATGGATTACATATAAACATTGATAAAGGAGTTAAAGATATTGTAAAGGAAATAACGAACAAAATAAACGAACATGCATAGATCTGAGTTTGGTGTTATCGGTTTAGGTGTTATGGGTAAAAGCATTAGTTTAAATATCGCAGAACATAGTTTTAAGATCTCTGTTTACAATAGGATTTCAGAAGGCGAAGAAACTATAGTTTCAGACTTTTTAAATGAGCATGAAAATTTCAATGCAATTCAAGGTTTTACAGATTTAAAAATGTTTGCGAGTTCTTTGGAAAGGCCTCGTAAAATTTTAATCATGATAAAAGCAGGAGCAGCAATCGATACGGTAATACAACAATTGCTTCCAGTTTTAGAAGATGGTGATATTATTATTGATGGAGGAAACTCGCATTATAAAGACACCCAAAATAGAACCAATTACTTAAAAAGTAAAAATATAAATTTTGTGGGTTGTGGTATCTCTGGAGGTGAAGAAGGAGCACGTAAAGGGCCATCAATTATGCCTGGAGGAGATTTGGAGGCTTATAGACAGATAGCTCCGATATTAGAAAAAATAGCAGCCAAAGACAGTTGGGGAAACCCATGTTGTACTTATATAGGAAGTGATGGAGCAGGACATTTTATTAAAATGGTTCATAATGGAATTGAATATGCAGAAATGCAATTGATAGCAGAAACCTATGCTTTACTATCCTATTCTTTAAATAATGAAGAGATCGCATCAATTTTTAATAACTGGAATCAAGGAGATGCGTCTGGTTATTTATTAGAAATCACCTCTAAAATTTTACAAACAAAAGAAGATGGAAAGTATTTAATAGATCTTATTTTAGATAAAGCACAAAATAAAGGAACAGGCTCTTGGTCAAGTGCAACAGCTTTGAGTTTAGGAATTCCAAATACAATGATTTCTTCGGCAGTTTTTGATAGGTATCTTTCTTCTTTTAAAGATGAAAGGGTAAAGCTGTCTAAAAAAATAACTCGCGAACATAAAAATGAGTCAGTAGATGTTACACAACTTAAAAAAGCATATCAGTTTGCAAGAATAGTTAATCATCAACAAGGTTTTTTACTAATAAAAGAAGCATCAAGTACTTATAACTGGAACTTAAATCTTTCTGAAATAGCCAGAATATGGACAAATGGTTGCATCATTCGGTCTAGCCTTATGGAGAATTCTATAACTATATTGAAAAACAGTAATGACTATTTTAATGACGAGAATTCATTTAGTTATTTAAAGTCTAATGAAGACGCCATGGTTGAGGTTTTGCAATTTGGATTACAGCAAAGAATTTCATTAAACACAATAAGCGCAGCATATAATTATTGGGTTTCAATGACAACCGAAAAATTACCAGCTCATATTATTCAAGCCCAAAGAGATTTTTTTGGAGCACATACCTATCAAAGAATAGATGCGAGCGATTCTGAATATTTTCATACTAAATGGGAGGAGTTATGATAGACTTTACGCTTATTTCGGCAGTACTTATTGGTATAGGAGTTTTATTGTTTTTAATCTTAGTACTACGTATTCAGGCTTTCATTGCTTTGTTGATAGCTAGTATCGTTGTTGGCATTATGTCAGGTATGGATCCTGCGTCTATTATTTCAACAATACAACAAGGTATGGGAAGTACATTAGGATTTGTTGCAACTGTTGTTGGGTTGGGTGCTATGTTTGGTGCTATTCTTGAGCATTCTGGAGGCGCAGAGGCATTAGCCAATTACTTACTCGCAAAATTCGGAGAGAAGAATGCTTCCTGGGCATTAATGATCACTGGGTTTTTTATAGCCATACCCGTTTTTTTTGATGTGGCCTTTATTATTTTAGTACCTCTGATATATTCCCTTCAAAGAAAAACAAAAAAATCGCTGTTACTCTATGGTATTCCATTGTTAGCTGGTTTGGCAATTACACATTCCTTCATTCCTCCAACACCTGGACCTGTAGCAGTTGCAGACATTTTAAAAGCTGACCTAGGTTGGGTTATTTTGTTTGGTTTTATCGTTGGAATCCCAACCGCGATTGTATGTGGCCCTCTATTTGGAAAATATATTTCAAAAAAAATATTTATAGAAGCTCCAACACTTAGTAAAACCACTGTAAAAAACTCGAATTTTCCTCCTGTTGGGCTTGTTATTTCAATTATCGCAATCCCAATTTTACTTATTGTTAGTAATACTTTAATCAATAGTCCATTATTTGCTGAAGACACAATTCCCATAAAAGTAAAAGCTTGGCTTGAAATGATCGGACATCCTTTTTCAGCATTAATTATAGCCAATCTCTTAGCATGGTATTTATTAGGCATTGACAGAAGATTTTCTGAAGAAACCCTATTAAAGATCACTACCAAATCAATGGAACCTGCAGGAATTATTATTTTACTAACAGGAGCAGGTGGTGTTTTTAAACAAGTATTAGTAAATACAGGAACAGGAGAGATGTTGGCAAATTATTTTGCAAATGAAGGTGTTAGTATCATGTTGTTTGCCTTTTTAGCTTCAGCAACAGTAAGGATTTTACAAGGATCTGCAACGGTTGCCATGATAACAGCTGCAGGAATTACAGCCCCTCTTTTAGCAGTAAACATTACTGATATAGACAAAGCCTTATTAGTTATAGCAATAGCTTCTGGAGCCTCTATACTATCTCATGTAAACGATAGCGGTTTTTGGTTAGTCGGTAAATATTTAGGACTTGATGAAAAACAAACGTTTAAAAGCTGGACGGTAATGACCTCTTTATTGGCAGTAACAGGTTTTCTAACAGTTTCGCTATTATCATTGTTTTTTTAATTTAACGTAAAAACTCATGTTATTTTATATACATAGTTAGTTTTTAGCAAAGTTTCGATAAAGTTTTACGCTTGGTCGATATCGCCCTTTTTCACAGTACACCCCTATCTAGATTACGTAAGTATCCTTAGGGAACATCTGGAATAGCTGATAGTTATTAAATCACGAACTGGATAACGTGCTATTTTACAGTGAATTAGGTGCTGGTTGCAACAGTTTTATTTGCGAAACGTTTTATAACGTTATATATTGAACCCAAAATCAAAAAGATCCCAAATCTTAAATTTTACGACAATGAATAAACCTACACTATTATCTCTTTTGTTTTTAATAACGTTTCTAATGGTCAATTGTGGATCGGATGATTCAGACCCCATTGATGATAAACAGGAACAGGAGGTAACGATCGATCCTAATGCATTTTACGTAGATAAGGATCACACAGAGGCAAGCGACGAGAATGATGGTCGTTATGTTGAAGATGGCGGTACAGGCCCATGGAAGACCATTCAAAAAATGCTTAATACGCTTGAAGCTGGACAAGTGGGTTATGTTAAGGAAGCATCAACACCATACATACCCGAAACAATTACTAGCGCTTTTGATGCTGTAGCATTCTTTGTTAAAAGAAGTGGTACAGAAAACAATCCTATAATCATAGCGGGATATCCGGGAGAACGCCCAAGAATAGGCTACAATAATCGCGAGGAAGCCTTGCAACATGACTACCATTCCGGTTTTGCCACCGACCATAATACCAGCTATGTTACCATTCGTAATTTTGAAATTTCGTATTTAACAGCTTCAGGAGTTTTTATGAATCCAGATGTTGGTCTTACCAACCACAATATTGTGCTTGAACAATTATATATACATCATCTTTATGGTCCAGACAATACTGGGGGTGTAAGACTTGATGGTTGCAATAATTGTGTAGTAAGAAATAGTATTATCCATGACATTTATTCTATTAAACCAGGGCAAAACCCTTTTTCCAGTGAGCCGTATTTATTGCATTCGGGAATTCATGGTTATCAGCCTTCCAACTGTATCATTGAAAATAATAAGATTTATAATGTAGCGCGCGCCATATTTCAAAAGCAAGCCCATGAAGGTCATGAAAAATCTCATGTTGTGAGGAATAATATTATTTTCAATGCTAATAATACTGCGCTGGCATTAGAAATACAGGGTGCAGGAGCAGCGGCACCGAGAAATGCCGAGTTTTATAATAACCTTGTGTACGATTGTAATTCGGCAGTAAATGTACCATTACAAGACGTTGGTGAACAAGGGGACGGTCTAAAGATTTATAACAATACTATTATTAATACACGAAGTATTGCTTATACCGAAGAGATGATAAACGTAGAGGTTTTTAACAATATTTTAAGCGGTATGCGACCATCTTGGTCTAATAATACTAATCCAAGTATCGTTTTTTCAACAGCAGAAACTGTTGGTAAATATCCCTTTGTGAATGGCATAAGCTATTTTGACAACAACCTTTATTATAACATAGATGAAAACTGGACATTAGAAAGGCATGGTACTAACAGAGTAGATCTGAATTCACTGGAGGATTGGCAAAACACAACCGAGCCGGATTTTGGATTACCAAACAAGCCAGATCAATTATCGGTTATTAACGATCCGTTGTTTACTGATGCACCATCAAGAGATTATACTTTACAAAGCGGTAGCCCGGCGCTTCAAGGAGGTCGAGGAGGAAATTACCCAACGGTATTAGGAGCTTTTAGAGCTGATGAGCAAATAGGTCCAGATTGGGATGTGCAATAACTTTCAATATAAGTTGTTTGATTAAAAATAAAACGAAAAATCCGTAATCATTTTAGAATTAATGTATTACGGATTTTACCTGTGCTGAGCATTGACTTATTCTCGAACCAAAATTTGAATATATTCAAAAGTTTATTGAATTTATATTAACATAGAAGATTCACATTAATTTACACTTTTTACTTAATCGAACTCATGCTAATTTACCGTTCAAATTAAGGGCACACTTCCTTCTAAATAGAATTGGATTCTAAATTTTAATCTGCAACAATTACTTTAGCTGTTTTTTCAAAGCCCAAATACCCGTAACTCACAGTTACATTTTTAGATGCTTTAGGTAGCTTTAATTCACCTTTAAATATCCCCGAATTAGCTGCTGTTTCTATTAGGTTCAATTTTTGATGTTTATCATCAATATATACATCAACCCAACATTTATCTTTTTCATCACTTACATTTAATGCTGCTTTTAACTCAATAAAAATTTTAGTTTTGGGTTTTACAGCATTAATTTCTTTTCCTGTTTTATCTGTGATTTTAATAGTATGACTACCTAAAGTAGAAAAGGTTAACGTAGACATCCACCCTCTGTTAGAAATATTCCAGCCCTCTGTGGCATAGGCAACGTTGCTAAATGTTTGTCCGTTCATCTTTCCTTCAACAAATTCTATTTGAGTTGCTATAGGGAATTGACTATCTAATGGTGAGCCGTCTAGTGTTCCTCTAACGCTTCCTAATTCTCCATAACCACCTTCTAATGATTGTGGCCATCCGTTTTCTACACCTTCCCAATAGCCGCCAAGGCTTAACCTAGTTTTACTTTTGTTACTTAGGTGTGTGCCTACAGGATTTACCCCAAATACAAAGTCTACCTGTGCCCAACCGATGTTTCTAAGCTTATCGTCATTCAATAAGTGGCTTATTAAAAACATGGAGCCACCTAATGCTGGAGCACCACCTAATTCTTTAGTTTTCGGATGCGCCCATTCTGTTTCTGAATGCACTCTATATTTCCAGAAATTACTTGTTTTTTGTTTCATATGATATGTCCAAGCTTCTAGTTTTTCACGAGTACCTTCAGGAGTTAATCCTGGCGCAATCAACATAAAATATCCTAAAGATTGAGGCGTAATATGTTCCGCATTTCTAATCCACCACATATGTCTTGGATTGTTGAAATCCCATTTAGTAATCACATCTTTTGCAGAGTCTTGTGCATATTTTAAAAACTTATCAGCCTCAGGAGATTGTTCATTTTTTTCACATATATACATAAAGAGATTACTAAATATAGATTGACCAAAAGCATTCCCCATTTCATTAAACTCTTGGAAACCTTTATCAACCCATTTTCTACTATAGGTCCAATAACGAACCACTTTGTGTCTATCATAAGCTTCCCATTTTTCAAGACATGCTTTACGGTATTTTTGATACGTTTCTTCTTTTAAGTATGGCTTTAAAAACGAGTGGTAGGCTGCACAAACTGCAGCTAAATGATCAAGTGTATTCCAATAATCATAATTCATTCGTGGCTCACCTTCATAACCTAAAGTACCGTGCCTATTTTTAACGGAGCCATTGTAATCAATATATTTATAGGCAAACTCTGCGTGCCATAAAATGAGATCAATTAAATCAGCGACCTTGTCTTCACCCAATTCATCTTTCCAATTGTCAAAAACTGCAGGATTACTGGCATATTGAAGTACTTCAAAGATGGTTTCCAATCCAAAAGCACCACCATCTCTAGAAGGGCCACC includes:
- a CDS encoding right-handed parallel beta-helix repeat-containing protein, which encodes MNKPTLLSLLFLITFLMVNCGSDDSDPIDDKQEQEVTIDPNAFYVDKDHTEASDENDGRYVEDGGTGPWKTIQKMLNTLEAGQVGYVKEASTPYIPETITSAFDAVAFFVKRSGTENNPIIIAGYPGERPRIGYNNREEALQHDYHSGFATDHNTSYVTIRNFEISYLTASGVFMNPDVGLTNHNIVLEQLYIHHLYGPDNTGGVRLDGCNNCVVRNSIIHDIYSIKPGQNPFSSEPYLLHSGIHGYQPSNCIIENNKIYNVARAIFQKQAHEGHEKSHVVRNNIIFNANNTALALEIQGAGAAAPRNAEFYNNLVYDCNSAVNVPLQDVGEQGDGLKIYNNTIINTRSIAYTEEMINVEVFNNILSGMRPSWSNNTNPSIVFSTAETVGKYPFVNGISYFDNNLYYNIDENWTLERHGTNRVDLNSLEDWQNTTEPDFGLPNKPDQLSVINDPLFTDAPSRDYTLQSGSPALQGGRGGNYPTVLGAFRADEQIGPDWDVQ
- a CDS encoding 3-keto-disaccharide hydrolase; amino-acid sequence: MSNSINIQGNRWIVSIFIISICFSCTNKTQQKQDDKDIVEWTYLIDEELSEWDKYLSFKHQVGYDGSHPIDSLGNKIAPIGLNVPGYDVFTTIIENNEPIIKVSGEYYGCLATKKEYENYHFQLKFRWGDKKWTPRKNRLKDSGILYHSIGAFGAEYWRSWMLSQEFQIMEAHTGDFWNQATSAIDIRAYREPGLNPMAHESQDYSSFGKGGEAGSYCLRSNNYEKKPGEWNTLDLICFKGNSLHIVNGEVVMVLKNSRYVNENGEVVPLNKGKIQLQSEAAELFFKDIKIRSIEEMKDIPIWIFDGAVDKWNPS
- a CDS encoding gluconokinase — encoded protein: MPQIIIIMGVSGCGKTTVGKKLSEELSIPFFDGDDFHPKENIDKMNNNIGLTDADRLPWLEILSSKIEDWSTSTGAILACSALKESYRDILKNKNENIIWVLLNGEFDLVLNRIENRKNHFMKPDLLQSQFDTLEIPSYGLHINIDKGVKDIVKEITNKINEHA
- a CDS encoding GntP family permease, whose translation is MIDFTLISAVLIGIGVLLFLILVLRIQAFIALLIASIVVGIMSGMDPASIISTIQQGMGSTLGFVATVVGLGAMFGAILEHSGGAEALANYLLAKFGEKNASWALMITGFFIAIPVFFDVAFIILVPLIYSLQRKTKKSLLLYGIPLLAGLAITHSFIPPTPGPVAVADILKADLGWVILFGFIVGIPTAIVCGPLFGKYISKKIFIEAPTLSKTTVKNSNFPPVGLVISIIAIPILLIVSNTLINSPLFAEDTIPIKVKAWLEMIGHPFSALIIANLLAWYLLGIDRRFSEETLLKITTKSMEPAGIIILLTGAGGVFKQVLVNTGTGEMLANYFANEGVSIMLFAFLASATVRILQGSATVAMITAAGITAPLLAVNITDIDKALLVIAIASGASILSHVNDSGFWLVGKYLGLDEKQTFKSWTVMTSLLAVTGFLTVSLLSLFF
- the gndA gene encoding NADP-dependent phosphogluconate dehydrogenase, whose product is MHRSEFGVIGLGVMGKSISLNIAEHSFKISVYNRISEGEETIVSDFLNEHENFNAIQGFTDLKMFASSLERPRKILIMIKAGAAIDTVIQQLLPVLEDGDIIIDGGNSHYKDTQNRTNYLKSKNINFVGCGISGGEEGARKGPSIMPGGDLEAYRQIAPILEKIAAKDSWGNPCCTYIGSDGAGHFIKMVHNGIEYAEMQLIAETYALLSYSLNNEEIASIFNNWNQGDASGYLLEITSKILQTKEDGKYLIDLILDKAQNKGTGSWSSATALSLGIPNTMISSAVFDRYLSSFKDERVKLSKKITREHKNESVDVTQLKKAYQFARIVNHQQGFLLIKEASSTYNWNLNLSEIARIWTNGCIIRSSLMENSITILKNSNDYFNDENSFSYLKSNEDAMVEVLQFGLQQRISLNTISAAYNYWVSMTTEKLPAHIIQAQRDFFGAHTYQRIDASDSEYFHTKWEEL